TTGGCGTTTGTCTACTACTGAACACTTCTCCCGATGGGCTTCTGGTGGTAATTGTTCGTCCCTAATGTCTGAGACACAATCCAAAGGCCCCAAAACCCGATTTGAAGAAGATTTTGTTGTCGCATTGTTCACTCGTAAGGGCgaattaatatttagatttgtggATTGTCTTGTGCGTTGTAATTCAATCATTCGTCTTCTCATTTTAAGCCGCTCTCGCCGCCTTTTCAAGCGTGCTGTGTCTAAACAAGCCGTTCGACGCGAGGAGACATGACACTCATGAGGTGCACGACTAGTTTTTATACTAGAATGATTAGTTTGCACCTCTGAGTTGTGATGAGGGAGTGCACTAGCCCACAGCTCTCTATGGGTTCGGACAGGTGGAGATAGAGACATGTCTCTCCCTGGAGTCCTTGGGATCCCGCTGTCAGCACATGGAGACAGGACGGGGTTACAGGGGCTTCCCATTCTCAGTGAGGTCTCCTGCAGTAATCCCGCTGGTGTTATTCCCTCAGAGTGATAAACGTGGCGTGCTCCATTGACCCGACCTGGTGTTTTTGGTATTTCCTCATACGTGGGGTATGAGGAAGCGAGAGGAGGACAGTGGTAAATGGGTGAGGAGGAAAGTTCCTGGACGCCTGTGGGAGAGGGAGGAGGTGGTAGGGGTGTAGGGGGTCCCGGAGGTAGAATATGATCCTCGGTCTCCTCCATTTCCAGACATCCCCCAGGTGTGTGAGGCAGCTCCACCTCATCAATAGTAAGAGGTGAAAATCGGCGTCCCAGCTCCATGTCAGAGTCCGTGTCAGACAAGGATCCGGTGGGTGTGATGGGTCTGAGGTTCTCAGAATCCTCCAGTGTTTCTGTAATGACTCTCTGGTCCTCTGAATCGCAAGTGTATTGTGTCTCCAAATCATCTGAAAGCAGAAAGATACAGATTCTGCAACTAACAACTACTTGATTAACTgttgattatttatttgaatatcttttttttttttacaaataagcaaatatacagtctatataatgcaaaaatggtttaaaatataaaattacaaaacaattgtatacaaaaaaagttaaacataGCTGAATTATCCAATATCACAGTAATAATGTATAATGAAAAGTAGCATTATCAAAATGTAACACCATATACtgtattgtaaatattttgcATGTAGATGTGTTTTTACTTCGTTGTTGGTGCAAAAACCAGATTAGTTTTTGactattattatacatatataggATGTATCTAATGGCAGCCCTATAAGTTTCGTATATATtattgcatgtaaaaatatatataaaaatatagaaatatatatattatttaatatataataacataattattatttagataCAGACGCTTTAGCAATAGTCAGACAAATGTTAAATCAgttacaataaaaagaaaatggtaaaatgatcatatttacatgtaaatgtatgagcatgtgtttgtacatttttgtacttAGATATGTACAAACtagaaaatcaaaatcaaatgtcatataaatgacaaaatatgtgGCTTTCGGCTTGTTCACTGTGGGGTTGTAAGGCACTatccttttcttttccttttattAGCTAAATTTTGCTATTTTGTGTAAACTTAATGTTGACAAAAGTGTATTATAAGAAGTTATGaaagatatgtaaaaaaaaaaaaattcatactaaTAGAAATGTGAAATGGATCAGTGAAGAGTAAACCATACCTGACAATCCTCTGTATGTTGGAGATGGTGGGCTTGGCAGCTCTGACTCCTGGTCTGAGAAGAATATGGCTGGGTCTGGGAGCTTTAGTTTGTTTGTTAAACAGTGTTTGACTGGGTCCTGTAAGGTGTATCTGAGAGGCTCAGGTAGTTTCAGACCTTGCATATAAACTGTTACGCTCAGTTCCTCCTCTGGGTCTTCTGTGGTAGCTGGATCCAAATCTGCAAGAGCCGAACCACAAGTTACATTTGACCACAATGatgattaaaatatttctaaatgctTTGCTACACCAGTTGGATTAGAAAACTAGCTCTGATATAACTATAAGAATATATTaagaattttcaaaaaaaaaaaaaaaaactgatgggCAGATAACTGAACACTGAAACATTctccttttaaaataattttaatgatacAATAACAAAAATCAGTTAAAAAACACAACGCAGATAAAGAAAAGATTCACGGCTTTGTTTAAACAGTGACCTCTAGTGGATATATTAGTGCTGTAAAGTGATTAATCgagattaatcacgattaatcacataaaaaaaattgtttgcataatatgtgtgttctgtgtatatgtatcatgtatatatatatatatatatacatacacatttattatatattttgaaactatttacatgcatttacatgtctatatttatattcatataattattatatatattataaataaatatatttaatatataaacataactgtttttctgaaatatatatatgcatgtttgtgtatttatatatacataataaatatacacagcacacatatattatgtaaacaaaaacgtttatttggGATGCGATTaaatgcgattaattgtttgacagcactaatatatatctatagatctatcctatataaaaatctataaactAACCGAACAATTCATGGTCATCATCACTTTCTATTAAATCTGGAGCAGAAGGGGTCACAGGGGGGTCAAGATCTTCTTCCCATTGTGTAAAAGACGAGTAAACAGGAGTGTGAATGATCtcctcattttcattttcattctcatCTGAAGAAATCCATATAGTCTCTTCTATTGTTCTGTCCTCACGTGGAGTTTCAGGAAGATAATTTTCACCATCCAACTGATCGTCCTCCCCAGAAGACAAAGAGTCTGAGGAATCATCGCTGCTGTCATCTGAGGAGTCAAAGACAGATATAGAGGACACTGAGGAGTCCATACCAGATGGAGAAGAATCTGAGGAGTCAGGGACAGTTCTGGGAGAGTCTAGGGAGTCGTATCCTTGGCTTTTAGAAGCAGATGAGTTTAAACTTGTGTGACTGATAGTATctgaaagatataaaaaaaacacatacaatacaTTTGTCATacaatatatagaaaataaaattatatatatatatatatatatatatatatatatatatatatatatatatatatatatatatatatatatatatatatatacacacacacacacacatatacatatatatatatatatatatatatatataaatatatatatataaaatatttcaatgaaTACCTGTATCTGAGAGATCTTCATCCTCTGTGATACCACTAGGAACACTCTTCTCATCTTGACGTACTTCATCAACTTTCATCTCATCACCCTCCTGAAAAACACAATGACAACATGAAACTCGTGTCCATTTGTGACAGGGAATTGATCACAATTTCAgtctaaatattactttttacacaAGTACATTTTGTTCATAAAAGTGAAACTATACCTGAGCAGACACATGAGATTTTGGATTCTCTGCTTTGTCAGAAACCTCTTCGTCGCCTTCTTCCTCACTATCTAATGCCAGAGGTCTGGAATGCCTGCGTTTGACCATTGTGTCCTCACTGGAAGTTTTGGTTGTGTCCTCTTCAATAATATCTAGGGTTGTTTGCTGCTCTGATTCTACAAAATAAAGGTTGACCAAATTTTGTTATTGTGCAAGATTACTTTAAGTAGAATGCAAATTCAGGTGGACACAGGTgctataagaaataaaaataaaataaataagaaaataaaagaaataaagctCCATTGTGGCACCACGATCGGAAGATACTATATAAAGTCACAGTCATCTTTTATCTCTAAGGTAGTAAGGTAGGATTCCATAGAAAACAGATAATTTCCCATGCTCACATCATGGGTTTTTTTAAAACCAAGTGAAACAGCATTCCAAACTAACCTTCATCCTCCAAATGCTCAAGACCAGAAGAAGGGCAGATCCTTTTGACATCACCGGAGGCCTCAGTTAATGGATCCTTCCTCTTTAACTGAGCATAAACACAAATCAAAACTCATAAAACTTTTTTGATCTGAAATATATGATAGTGCAGACAATACTGAAGTGCATAATACATACTAGATCAGCTCTACTGTGGTACAGTATATCTTAAAATTTGTAGTGCCAAATTTGTACCTTAAAAGATGGTAGTTTGATGCCACCATGCAGACTTATTTTTCCTGTGCCCAATACAGAGCCTTCAACCCCTGCATTCCCTATTTTTAAGCTGTGCTCCATTGCTCTGAGCATTGTATCTTTAGGTCCTCCTGATTTAACAGTTGGGGTGGATATCTGGACGTGCACAATATGATATTTATGAAAACAATGTTGAAATGTTAATGGAAATACAGATTGACACTACTCGCTCTGTCActacagctgaaataaaaaaataaatcccacCTTAGCCGTCTGTTCTTTATCATCCCACCACTGATCAAACGCTTTGAATGCAACAATCTCAATCATTCTGCGATGTATGTCTTTCTTCACGATAGCCCGTAGCTCTGAAGCGACAACAGCTAGAACTCCATCCACCGTTGCCTTGTGGGGTGATTCATTCATAGGTACATAACCCGGTGGAGGTACTAAGGGATCAAACCTGGGCATGGGGGGTGGAGGCCAAGGTGGTCTGTACCTCAACATTGTAGATAAACATCCAGCGGAAGGGTATGGTGGGCGATGAGTCATGAAATTGAAGGTTGGAGGGAGGAAGGGAGGTGTGAATGAGGTTTGCCCTTGTGTTATTCTAGTAGGAATGGGAAGAGGTACTTGGCTACCCTTCCAGTTGGGTGGCCTACAAACTTGTTGGATCTTTGGAGGAGGGTACAATGAGCAAGACGAACTAGGCAGAGTGTATCCAGGTAACAATGGAGCCATTGGTGGAGGAGGACCCAGTTTTGAGGGTAAATTAGGAGATGGAAGGCAGGGAAAGTGAACAGATGGAGATATAGGGATTGGAGGTGGTAGCATCTGAGGAATTGTCGGAGGAGAGCTCCTGTTACTGCAGATTACTGGTATACTACACGGCTGATCTGAAGCATCTTCAACTTCATTTGGGATGACCTTGGGCTTCTTAGCTGACTGAAGTTCATGGTCTTCTTTTCCCACATCACAGACTGAAGTGAGACTCACATCCTCAATACCAGATAAACATTCTCTTGGATGAGAGCCATTATTACTCCCAGTAGATGATGTTTGGTCACAGTTTAGGGCAACCTCTGTGGTAAGAGAAGGAGAGGGGCTGGGAGCTTTGGGAGAAGGTTGAGGATTGTAGTCTGGACCATGCTCTTCAGTAGCTGAAGACTCTGAGTCTGAAATTTCTTGGTTCAGAAGAAGCAGAACTGGACTTCCACCACTAAGAAGCATTTGGATGCGAGAGTCCAGGCTGTCAGGCTTTGATTCCAGAGCAGGAAGTTCAGATTCAGGAGAAGGACTGTGCCCTGTAGGCTCTGAAAGATCTTCTGGGGTTTCAGAGAAAGAACGCGGGTTTGGGGCATAAGTGTGAGAAGACTGGCCTTGTGGTGGACAATGATTTTGGTTCACCTCATGGGTTGTCTTAAAAGGTACTTGAGGACcactgaaattattttttgaCTTATTTACATTTCTATGTTTATCAAGAATAATGTGACCAACATCCACTCCAATAGCCTTTTGAGGCAGTATATGTAAATTAGGAAGTGAAGGAGGATTTTCACCAACAGATCTGTGATTAACACTGAGGTCGTTGGCTGAGCCAGTAAAGTTTTTGCCTGTGAGCTTATCTGAATGTGACAGTGTGGTTGGAGCATCCTGAAATTTTCTAAAAGGCAGTTGATTGGCTGCAGATCCAGAGCGGTAGTGAGCTCCCCTATATACTGGTCTATGTATATAGTGGTGCTGTGGCCTACGGTTATATGCATTTTGGTACTTGCTCTCCTGAGGTCTGACCTGGTGTCCTCTACGAACATGGTTAATAAAATGAGGATTGTGTGCTGGAGTTCTCTGCCTATTTGAAAAACTGCCATTTTGACAAGGCGCTCCACCTAACTTCCAAAAGTTTTGCACAGCACCTTGAATAATGCTAGGTTTACTTAAGGCTGGTTGGGTCGCATGATCAGGCTGAAGCTGCGAGATGTTTGGGATGGATTGAATAAAAGGGACATTGGAGGCACTGTTTATCAGTGTTGATTCATTTGGGGTCTCCTCACATTGAGATGGTGTGCCTGGTCTACTGAGGGTCAGAGAAGGGGTGCAGGGGGTATCTTGGTATTGAGGGGTCTGCCAGAAGCTACTAGGTGTGTCCTGATGCATGCTGGAGTAGGCGGTATCCATGGATAAAGGAGTAGAACAATCCAACGAAGGGGAACCATTACATattgaggatgatgatgatgataatgtgtATGTCAGTTTCTTCAGTGTTTCACACTCCTGGAATGAGGAAAGATATTTACAAGTGAACTAAAACAATAAATCCAAGGTTTCAACAaagaaatttaataataataaaaataaaaaattagcaaCGCTTATGGTATTGTACTCACAGTTAAAGAGTCGATGAATGAGGATGGTGACTGGGGTCCCCAGGACTCTTCTCCAACAGGGAGTGTGAAAGGTGTATATAAACCACTAACAAGCATCTTGAAGTATCGGTTCCTCTTCACACCTAAAACAATGAAGATCATGAATCATGTAATGCATGCAAATACAGTAAATGCTATAATTAAAACAGACTGCACAGACATGTTCATGATATATTTCATTTAGAAGATACAGATAAGGTATAATAGAAAGAAATTGAGGTAGATGTGTACTTACCTTTTGGGTCAAACTCTACATGGATGTTGTTTCCCATTACAGAAGTCTTGTGGAGGTTTTTAACTGCATTATTTGCTGCCTTTACAGATTCAAAAACAACTTTTGCTATTCCTAAATGCTTCTTATTCTTTGGATTGTATACAACTTTCAAATCTTGAACCTCTCCAAAGTTTTTACACATTTCAGATAGGAATCCATCTCTAATGTTGTCATTAAGCCTTGCAAATGTCAGCTCCTTAGGTGCTCCAACATAATACTcatcaacctaaaaaaaaattattgacatatggcattat
The Carassius auratus strain Wakin unplaced genomic scaffold, ASM336829v1 scaf_tig00216099, whole genome shotgun sequence genome window above contains:
- the LOC113097050 gene encoding histone-lysine N-methyltransferase SETD1B-A-like produces the protein MNESVEKEDQRKDNDALVNTESCDPLKEAIPNWTCYKLIFDPVLIGGSQKLYRYDGQHFSAPHPECFPVDVIRDPRIACFWTKFKEADLPVPKFKVDEYYVGAPKELTFARLNDNIRDGFLSEMCKNFGEVQDLKVVYNPKNKKHLGIAKVVFESVKAANNAVKNLHKTSVMGNNIHVEFDPKGVKRNRYFKMLVSGLYTPFTLPVGEESWGPQSPSSFIDSLTECETLKKLTYTLSSSSSSICNGSPSLDCSTPLSMDTAYSSMHQDTPSSFWQTPQYQDTPCTPSLTLSRPGTPSQCEETPNESTLINSASNVPFIQSIPNISQLQPDHATQPALSKPSIIQGAVQNFWKLGGAPCQNGSFSNRQRTPAHNPHFINHVRRGHQVRPQESKYQNAYNRRPQHHYIHRPVYRGAHYRSGSAANQLPFRKFQDAPTTLSHSDKLTGKNFTGSANDLSVNHRSVGENPPSLPNLHILPQKAIGVDVGHIILDKHRNVNKSKNNFSGPQVPFKTTHEVNQNHCPPQGQSSHTYAPNPRSFSETPEDLSEPTGHSPSPESELPALESKPDSLDSRIQMLLSGGSPVLLLLNQEISDSESSATEEHGPDYNPQPSPKAPSPSPSLTTEVALNCDQTSSTGSNNGSHPRECLSGIEDVSLTSVCDVGKEDHELQSAKKPKVIPNEVEDASDQPCSIPVICSNRSSPPTIPQMLPPPIPISPSVHFPCLPSPNLPSKLGPPPPMAPLLPGYTLPSSSCSLYPPPKIQQVCRPPNWKGSQVPLPIPTRITQGQTSFTPPFLPPTFNFMTHRPPYPSAGCLSTMLRYRPPWPPPPMPRFDPLVPPPGYVPMNESPHKATVDGVLAVVASELRAIVKKDIHRRMIEIVAFKAFDQWWDDKEQTAKISTPTVKSGGPKDTMLRAMEHSLKIGNAGVEGSVLGTGKISLHGGIKLPSFKLKRKDPLTEASGDVKRICPSSGLEHLEDEESEQQTTLDIIEEDTTKTSSEDTMVKRRHSRPLALDSEEEGDEEVSDKAENPKSHVSAQEGDEMKVDEVRQDEKSVPSGITEDEDLSDTDTISHTSLNSSASKSQGYDSLDSPRTVPDSSDSSPSGMDSSVSSISVFDSSDDSSDDSSDSLSSGEDDQLDGENYLPETPREDRTIEETIWISSDENENENEEIIHTPVYSSFTQWEEDLDPPVTPSAPDLIESDDDHELFDLDPATTEDPEEELSVTVYMQGLKLPEPLRYTLQDPVKHCLTNKLKLPDPAIFFSDQESELPSPPSPTYRGLSDDLETQYTCDSEDQRVITETLEDSENLRPITPTGSLSDTDSDMELGRRFSPLTIDEVELPHTPGGCLEMEETEDHILPPGPPTPLPPPPSPTGVQELSSSPIYHCPPLASSYPTYEEIPKTPGRVNGARHVYHSEGITPAGLLQETSLRMGSPCNPVLSPCADSGIPRTPGRDMSLSPPVRTHRELWASALPHHNSEVQTNHSSIKTSRAPHECHVSSRRTACLDTARLKRRRERLKMRRRMIELQRTRQSTNLNINSPLRVNNATTKSSSNRVLGPLDCVSDIRDEQLPPEAHREKCSVVDKRQQNENQRLQVSSYVWRRWREPSSTRRLLFSPRSERREKLVLHAVWTKGVNEEEINHLKATYERLVVEDKECDWLNSTRWVPHPPTSTADDRPRRWRDGVRNHVTGCARSEGYYFISKREKLRYLRDELSASEEFVSDKQGKSVPAQIPSSSRSGSELRAEQRRLLSSFSCDSDLLKFNQLKFRKKKLRFGRSRIHDWGLFAEEPIAADEMIIEYVGQSIRQVIADMREGRYEKEGIGSSYLFRVDQDTIIDATKCGNLARFINHSCNPNCYAKIVTVEAQKKIVIYSRQPINVNEEITYDYKFPIEDEKIPCLCAADNCRGTLN